One region of Streptomyces leeuwenhoekii genomic DNA includes:
- a CDS encoding helix-turn-helix domain-containing protein has product MYTERASRLSGAVVWTNAPSGPDAARILPDGCMDLLWHEGRLLVAGPDTRAHLAEGPSGRWAGVRFYPGTAPALLGVPAHELRDRRVELADLWPAARVRQLTARVNAAADQAGALERLALERAAGTAPPDPLLRRVVAALAAGRPVAETADALGLGARALHRRSLAAFGYGPKTLARILRLRRALALARGGVPLAETAARAGYADQAHLSREVRRLTGLAPSGLLGRR; this is encoded by the coding sequence GTGTACACCGAGCGTGCGTCCCGGCTGAGCGGCGCGGTGGTGTGGACGAACGCCCCCTCCGGGCCCGATGCCGCGCGGATCCTGCCGGACGGCTGCATGGACCTGCTGTGGCACGAGGGGCGGCTGCTGGTCGCCGGCCCGGACACCCGCGCGCACCTCGCCGAGGGCCCGTCCGGCCGCTGGGCCGGCGTCCGCTTCTACCCCGGCACCGCGCCCGCCCTGCTGGGGGTGCCCGCCCACGAGCTGCGCGACCGGCGTGTCGAACTCGCCGATCTGTGGCCCGCCGCCCGGGTGCGGCAGCTCACCGCCCGGGTGAACGCCGCCGCCGACCAGGCCGGCGCGCTGGAGCGGCTGGCGCTGGAACGGGCGGCCGGCACCGCTCCCCCCGACCCCCTCCTGCGCCGGGTCGTGGCCGCGCTGGCCGCGGGCCGCCCGGTCGCCGAGACGGCCGACGCGCTCGGTCTGGGCGCCCGCGCGCTGCACCGCCGCTCCCTGGCCGCCTTCGGCTACGGCCCCAAGACGCTGGCCCGGATACTGCGGCTGCGGCGCGCCCTGGCGCTGGCCCGGGGCGGCGTGCCCCTGGCGGAGACCGCCGCCCGGGCCGGGTACGCGGACCAGGCCCACCTCAGCCGTGAGGTGCGGCGGTTGACGGGCCTGGCCCCGAGCGGGCTACTGGGCCGACGGTAG
- a CDS encoding VOC family protein, with translation MTARFDAVGLVVSDMAASVTFYRRLGFAFPEGAETAPHAEAVLPGGIRLLLDTEESVRSFHPGWRPPTGSGRASLALLCDRPEEVDALYEDLVGAGHQGELKPWDAVWGQRYAIVNDPDGNGVDLFAPLPSAQ, from the coding sequence ATGACCGCACGATTCGACGCCGTCGGCCTGGTCGTCTCCGACATGGCCGCTTCCGTGACCTTCTACCGCCGCCTCGGTTTCGCCTTCCCGGAGGGTGCCGAGACGGCTCCGCACGCCGAGGCCGTGCTGCCCGGTGGTATCCGGCTGCTGCTCGACACCGAGGAGAGCGTCCGCTCCTTCCACCCCGGATGGCGCCCGCCCACCGGGAGCGGGCGGGCCTCGCTGGCCCTGCTCTGCGACCGGCCCGAGGAGGTGGACGCGCTGTACGAGGATCTCGTCGGCGCCGGTCACCAGGGCGAGCTCAAGCCCTGGGACGCCGTCTGGGGGCAGCGGTACGCCATCGTGAACGACCCGGACGGCAACGGCGTCGACCTCTTCGCGCCGCTACCGTCGGCCCAGTAG